The segment GTGGTCCGTAGATATGGATGACTTCCGTGGATCATGCGGCACCGGAAAGTTCCCTCTGATGAATGCCATGCGACAGGAACTGGAAGGATACACGGTCAAACTCGAGTATGACGGTCCGTTCGAGAGCTCACACCCATCGAGCAGTGCTTACACGACGAAAGATCGTGAGTATAATCAGATATTAGAGAATCAGAATCAAATTAGAATCAGAGATAGagtattattttctctatggaGAAAGTAGGAGATCATGGAAATCAATATGTAGGAAATCATGGAAAATACTGAAGGAAACTATACTATACAGTAGGAAATCTATAGAACGAAAGATTGTGAGTATAATCTCAAGAAACACAATAGGGAACTATAGTAAATATACGATAGAAAATCTATAGAATGAAAGATCTTAAGTATAATCTTAGGAAATACTCCAGGAAAATATACTAAACAATAGGTGATATATAAAACGAGTGATTGTAAGTATAATCTTAGTAAATACTACATAGAAAACTATACATTGTCGAGAATAGACAAAGAGAGACTATTCCTCGGATTATTTTCGATGATTTTTCTACTGATAGGCCAAATCCAACTCAAAAATCTATAGAATGGAAGATCGTAAGTATAGTCTTAGGAAATACTCCAGGAAAATATACTATAAAATAGGTGATATATAAAACGAGTGATTGTAGTATAATCTTAGTTAATACTACATAAAAACTATACATTGTCGAGATAGAGACTATTCCTCAGATTATTTTCGATGATTTTCCTACTGATAGGCCAAATCGAACTCAAAAATCTATAGAATGGGAGATCTTAAGTATAGTATTTGGAAATACTTCAGGAAAATGTACTATAGAGTAGGTTATATATAAAACGAGTGATTGTGAGTATAATCTTAGTATATACTACATAGAAAACTATAAATAGGcagtagcggctcgtgatctctagcttgggggttcaacctcatgatctattggAGAGAAAGATCAAGAGGCTATAGAGTATTGAGCATAATCAAGTTTAAcggtgatcaataataattttaaggaattACACCCCAAAGATTGagcatattttcaacaaatataattttttgtcctgttcatatttttcttgttttgatttttacttcgggagttggtcccattatgttttattttaacACCTACcctcaatatcaatattgttttgtatttaacaaatactgaaccttattcatatttcttcatcaaaatgctgttaTGGTACACAAATTATttcacactctcactaaaagAAAATGCCCACACTAGAAATACTCACGAATACACGaaacaca is part of the Nilaparvata lugens isolate BPH unplaced genomic scaffold, ASM1435652v1 scaffold10786, whole genome shotgun sequence genome and harbors:
- the LOC120355382 gene encoding endochitinase-like, whose product is MTWLKEEGFGGIMVWSVDMDDFRGSCGTGKFPLMNAMRQELEGYTVKLEYDGPFESSHPSSSAYTTKDREYNQILENQNQIRIRDRVLFSLWRK